The genomic interval ATTTATTGCTCTCAACAGAGGGCTGGCTTTTTAAACAAACGAATACAATCAACAATCCATTTAACAAAAGAAGACTAAGCCATTTGGCATCCATATACTTTTTCATTCTGCTCTCCTTGCTATCAGGCTAAAATTGACATCTCTTAACAGGTCATCCTGCTTGAGATTGAATAGATGCTGGCCGACCAATACCGTCAGTCCTTCATTAATTGTTAAAGGACCTAAATTTCGGCTAACCTGCGGTAGTGATTGTTGAAATACTTGTTGTAGGCTTTCGCTTTGTCTTTCTTTGGGAGCAAGGTGATACCCTGAATAACGAAGCCAGTAATTAACTGCTTCCCCAATGGTTTGTATGGATGCAGGAAAATGAATCTGTTGAACGGTTTCCAAGGGATTAATCTGGGCTGCCAAAGGTTTGTTGTTGACAGTGGCATAGCGACCGACTTGCGTTATATTAGCTGCCTGAGCATTGAGGCTACATAAAACAAAACCGCAAAGTAGATATTTTCTAAGCATGACTGTCTCCTGGCTCTGTGGATCTATCCCGTAGTTTTTGAGCCAGGGCATGTTGTTCCATTGCTTTTTGGATAAAGACCTCTTTACGTTCAACGTCAACATGTTTGGGAGCATCTATACCTAATTTGATTAGTCCTTCATTTTCAGAGATCAGAAGGACTTTGATTCTGCCTTTATCTATGTAAATTTCCTCGCCCATACGGCGGATTAGAATTAGCATGATGTTTTTTCCTTAATTTCTTTGAAGAGGTAGTTTTTCATTTGGTTAATATGAAGTTGGACGATTTTGGGATCGGTAGGGACATGCGGTTCAGTTTTTTGTTTGAGCGCTTCTTGACGTGCTTGGTTGCCTTTTTGGATGTTGGTGCAGTATTCATAAAATATCGGCAAACAAGGAGGAACAGCCAATTTCTTCTTCATTTGTTCCAAAGCAAGTTTCAGTACTTGATTGTCAAATTCTTTCAAGCCTTCTGACCATTCCCGCTTTGAGACTTCGAGAAAACTAGAGTTGCTGTAAGTCGAGACCCAGAGATAGCCATAAATTGCTGCAAGGCGCATAAACAGTGTATCCATTCTCTTATCGTACTCTGGTGTTATCGAATGAGAGGACATTGCATCCTGGCTCTGCGGGTTCATCAAAGTCGAAATCGAAGTTTGCATCTTTGCAGGATTCAGTAAGGATATCTGTTGCTGATTTCTTTCGAGAACGTGCTTTATTGGCTTCATTCTGCTGCTCCTCTTGAGTTTTTAAGGTAAGTAATTCATCGTTCCAACATTTACGTGCAAGCCAAGTGGCTGGGTATTTCCAGTTTGGTAGCCACTCGCCGATGAACTCCATTTCTTCACGATTATTAATTTGGGCTTGCAGGGCTGTTAGGATTTGTTCAACCAACTGTGCATCAGGTTTTAAAGAAGCAAATTCACGCCATGCTTTAGTTCGGTCTTGTTTTAAAGGATAAAGAGACCAAAAATTTTCAAATTGCTGCTGTAAAAAATAAAAAGATCTTTGGAGTTATGAGGTGTGTCGGGTTTTGTGTTTTGCGCTGTGCTGGGTTTTTGATTATTTTTGTCGTAACTTGATGATTTAATATTATTTTTATCGTTCTGGTTTGTGACGGGTTGATGTGTCGGGTTTGTGTCGGGTTTATTTTGAGCAGATAAATCCGAATTGGCTAATAAGCATTTTAAAATGAGTTGTTTACCAATAGATTTGATCTCTACCAACCCAGCACGCTCAAGCGCATAGATGATACGACGTAATTGTGGGCGACTTGGGCTACCAGAATGTTCAAAACCTTGATGGGGTTCAACGTAGAGGGCTTCAGCAAGCTGTTGATAGCTGATTTTACGCTTAACCCCTACCAAAAAGGTCTTACGGTCCATATACGGACGAATACCCAACAAATAGGCTGATTGCTGAATATAGGGCAATCCCATCAGTGCGGATAATTCATCAGTATTAATAAACAAAAATCCCATTTCGCTATTTCATCCTTAATAAGCACCGCTAAAAACAGCACTTGAACTATCAAATGATTTCAATTAGTATCAATCAATAACACGAAGTGTGTTGTTGATAACCCATTGTAAATAGGCGCTTTTTAGAGTCAATGGGGTATTTCCGTTTGATAGCAAATGAACCTAAATGAATATGAAAAAAATTATTGGCAGTAGGATTACGCACGCTAGAAAGGCGAATGGATTGACGATAAAGGTCTTGGCTGAGAGGACGGGATTAGGGGCGGCTCGAATTGGAAATTGGGAACAGGGTACTCGAAGTCCAGGGCCTGAGGAGGCTAAGATTTTGTCTAGGGAGTTAAAAGTTGCAGGAGCTTGGTTGCTTTGTTTGACGGATGATCCGAGAGGTGAAAATGTTCAGTCTGGAATTCACTTTGATAAATTGGATTAAAAATTATGTTTAATACAAAAACACTATTCATTCTTGGAGCTGGTGCTAGTGCACCTTATGACTATCCAATTGGCAAAGATCTAATTCATAACATCATTGAAGATATGGAAGATTATATTTTTATACCTAAATATCGTTCAGACAATGCTCCTCCATACTGGAATGAAAATGATAAAGTAAATAATGTCCTATATGACTTCAACGAGTGCATTCAAAGTTTTGAAAATATTGCACCTTTCGTCGATGAAAATGAACAACATCATTATCATCAGCACCATGAAAATGGCACTTTCCAAATTTATTGCAAGACTATAAATCAAACAAACCGTTCGCATAACTTCTTTTTTAAAACTCAAATTAAGCAAGTTGATACATTTGCTCAGTTAAAAAATGCCTTAGAAATATTAGACCCCGTATCAATTGATGCCTTTTTAAGGGACAACCCATCATATGCTCGGGCGGGTAAAATGATGATCCTGTACTCTCTGTTAAAAAGAGAAGATCCTGTAAAATTTAATATCAATCAAAGCGATGACAATTGGTACTCTCTTTTACTGAATGACTTGGTTTCTGAATGTGCAGACAGCCCCAATAAGTTAAGAGAAAATAAAGTTAAATTTATTACTTTTAATTATGATGTGAGCCTCGATTATTATCTTCAGTCAAGACTTAAAAAGATTGAGAACTTTGTAAAAAATGATGATAAATCTGAATCACCGGCAGATAGCTTTCTTAATGCACTAGATATTGAACATGTGTATGGTTACTTATATTCCCTGGTTAATACTGACCAATATGGAAAATATATTGATATAAGTGAAGATAATAAACTTCCAAATATTAGAATTTCATGGGTAGGTAGTGCAACCCAACAATCTTCATCTCCATCATTAACCCCCCTAAAGCTTATACAAAACTTTAAACGATTCATTTTTAGTTTTGACCAATATAACAACATAAAAACTATGTATGACGAAAGAAACAATCCCACAGAAAGGGATCAAATGATCGTTAAACATAAAGATGCGATACAGTGGGCTGAAGAGATAATTTTTATTGGTTTTGGTTTTGACAGGGATAACCTCAATATGCTTGGCATACCAGATACTTTATCTGAATATACCCAAATGTTACCTGGGAAAACAATACGATACTTAAATTACAAAGGAATGATGACATCACTGTCTTTTGAGTTTGAGGAAATTCAAAAGGAGCGACATGCTGCTTTGAACTCTAACTCACGTAAAGATAAAAGCAAAACTATTAATATAATCCAATCAACAGCAGATAAAATTATTAACGCTTATCAGAATGACTTTAAAAAGTTTTTATTTAAATAGAAAACCACGAGGTAATAACCCTAATGGCGATAAAAAAATCAGAATTATACTCATCACTTTGGGCAAGTTGTGATGAGCTTAGAGGCGGGATGGATGCAAGCCAATACAAAGATTATGTATTGGTATTATTGTTTATTAAGTATATCAGCGATAAGTATGCTGGTAAGCCCTATGCTCCAATTATCATTCCTGAAGGCGCAAGCTTTCAGGATATGGTTGAATTAAAAGGGAAACCGACCATTGGGGATGATATTAATAAGAAAATCATAGCGCCCCTGGAAAATGCCAATAAATTAACGGGCATGCCTAATTTTAATGATCCTGAAAAACTAGGCAGTGGTAAGGAAATGGTAGAAAAGCTTACGAATTTGATAGCCATTTTTGAAAAACCAGAGCTTAATTTCAGTAAAAACCGTGCTGATGGAGATGATATTCTTGGGGATGCGTATGAGTATCTCATGCGTCATTTTGCAACTGAAAGTGGAAAAAGTAAGGGGCAATTCTATACGCCGTCAGAAGTCAGCCGCGTAATGGCAAAAATTATAGGTATTGATAAAGATCAAACTTCAGCAGCAACTACTGTCTATGACCCAACTTGTGGTTCAGGATCATTATTATTGAAAGTAGCTGATCATGCACCAACCAAAGTATCTCTTTATGGTCAGGAAAAAGATGCTACTACTGCTGGTTTAGCACGAATGAATATGATTCTTCATGATAATCCTACCGCAGAAATCAAACGTGAAAATACTTTGGCTAATCCCTTATTCAAAGATGGTGATGGATTAAAAACCTTTGATTATGTTGTTGCGAATCCACCATTTAGTGATAAGCGCTGGAACAGTGGGGTCGATACAGAAAATGATCCTTATAAGCGATTTGATGATGGGGTCCCACCAGCCAAAAATGGAGACTATGCCTACCTGTTACATATTATCCGTTCTTTAAAAAGTCGAGGAAAAGGCGCGTGTATTTTACCTCACGGCGTTTTATTTCGTGGTAATGCAGAAGCAGATATTCGAGAGGCTTTGGTTCGTAAAAGTTTAATTAAAGGCATCGTAGGTCTTCCCACCAACTTATTTTATGGTACAGGCATTCCTGCATGTATCATCATTATTGATAAAGAAGGGGCGGCTGATCGTAAAGACATTTTTATGATAGATGCTGGCAAAGGATTTATTAAAGACGGAAATAAAAATCGCCTGAGAGAAATGGATATCCATAAAATTGTGGATGCATTTACCAAGCAATTAGAAATTGATGGTTACAGTCGATTGGTATCCATTGAAGAAATTGAAAAGAATAACTTTAACCTCAATATCCCACGTTATATCGACAGTAGTGAGCCTGAAGACTTACAAGATATAGAAGCTCATTTATTAGGTGATATACCAAAAGCCGATATTGATGCTTTAGAAAACTACTGGCAAATCTTCCCTAACTTAAAAAATACTCTATTTAAGCAGGCTACGCGAAGCGATAAATACTATACGATCAATGTTGATAAGGCAGAGATAAAAGACACTATTTATCATCATAATGAATTTACTCAATATATGGATGAGATGGCCAATGTGTTTGATGGCTGGAAGAAAACTACAAGTGAGATTTTGAATGCATTAGAAAAAGATTTTCATCCAAAAGAGCTTATCTATCAAATCAGTGAATCACTTTTAATTACCTATGTCGGTAAACCACTTATCAACCAATACAATGTTTATCAACATTTGATGAACTACTGGCATGAAGTCATGCAGGATGACTCTTATCTAATAGCTGCAGATGGCTGGAAAGCTTCTACTTATAGAATTATAGAAAAAAACAACAAAGGAAAGAAAGTCGATAAAGGATGGACTTGTGATTTAGTGCCTAAAAGTTTGGTTATCGAACGTTATTTTCAAAAGCAGCAACGTGTGATTAATGAGCTAAATACTACATTAGAAACAGTACAGTCCCAAAAAACGGAAATGGAAGAAGAGCATAATGTTGATGATGGTGTTTTTTTTGACTTAGATAAAATCAATAAAAATACTGTTACAGCCAAGATTAAAGAATTGAAATCAGAAGCTGATACTCAAGAGGAACAAAATATTTTAAGCCAATATCTGGAACTTTTAACACAAGAATCAAGTTTAAAAAAATCCATTAAAGAAGCTGATGCTGAGTTGGATACGTTCATATTAGATTTTTATCCTAAGTTATCTGAAGAGCAAATTAAGGAATTGGTTATTGAAGACAAATGGTTATCAACTCTCGAAAAAGATATCCATTCTGAAATGGATCGTATTAGTCAGTTGCTAACCCACCGAATAAGAGAATTAGCCGAGCGCTATGAATTGACCTTGCCGACATTAAATACACAAGTTAATGAATTAGAGCAAGCTGTGAATCAACATCTTGAAAAGATGGGGTTTGTATGGAATTGATGGGAAATTTTAAACAAACTGAATTGGGTTTAATACCTGAAAATTGGGAGCTAAAGACATTCAAAGATATTTGTTTTGTAAACCAAGGATTACAGATCCCAATTGAGAAAAGAAAAAAACACCCAAGTTTATTTTCAAAAGTTTATATTACAATTGAATACCTTAATAAAGCAAAAGAAGTTGAATATATAGAAGAATTTAGTCCATCAGTTTGTTGTAGTGAGAATGATATCTTAATGACTAGAACCGGCAATACTGGTATAGTAATTACTGATGTTACCGGGGTATTTCATAATAATTTTTTCAAAATCAATTATGATAAGAAAATAATTATTAAAGAATTCCTAGTTTATTATTTAAAGCAAGATAAAATCAAAAGGATTATTTTAAATAAAGCTGGAACTAGTACCATTCCAGATTTAAACCACAAAGATTTTTATTCATTACCAATTTCCTTGCCTCCTACTAAAGCGGAACAATCCGCTATAGCCAAAGTCTTAAGCGATGCAGATGCATGGATACAATCCCTTACCCAATTAATCGCCAAAAAACGCCAAATCAAACAAGGTGCTATGCAAGCTCTGTTGACTGGAAAAATACGTATACCAGGATTTAAAAACTTTAAAAACCATAAAAAAACTGCTTTTGGTACTATCCCCGATGATTGGGAAATCCATACAATAGGTGATTTCATAGAGTTTCAAGGTGGCTCCCAACCTAATAAGAATGTTTTTTCTTTAAATAAAAAAGAAGGATATATAAGACTGATTCAAATACGTGATTACAAAACGGATAAATATAAAACCTATATACCATATTCACTAGCGCGTAGATTTTGTGACGAATCTGATATCATGATTGGAAGATATGGCCCCCCTGTTTTCCAGATACTAAAGGGAATCAAAGGTGCTTATAATGTTGCTTTAATAAAGGCAATCCCAAGTGGAAGAGTAGATAAAAATTATGCCTATTATTATTTAAAACAAGAAAAATTGTTTTCATTTATAGAAAAACTATCACAACGTTCTTCAGGACAAACTGGCGTTGACCTAAAGGAACTTAAAAACTACCCTCTGATTATCCCACCAACTATCAATGAACAAAAATCCATAGCCTCTCTTCTCGTTAGCATGGATAAAGAAATTACTGAGTTAGAAATTAAACTTAATAAAGCTAAACAAATCAAACAAGGAATGATGCAAAATCTATTAACCGGAAGGATACGATTGATATGATTCAAACGGTAAACAAGCCTGAACGAATAACTCAACAACGAGTCGTAAACTTATTGAAGGATGAACTCGGATATACCTATTTGGGAAATTTGATTGATAAAGCTGATAACAGCAATATTGAAGTACCTTTACTAAGCCGCTATTTAACACAAAAAGGCTATAGCACAGATCATATCAGTAAGGCTCTCGATAAATTACAGTCTACAGCAAATAGCCATGCACATAACTTATATAACAATAATAAAAATGTATATGAGCTATTGCGCTATGGAGTCCCTGTAAAAATTGAGGTTGGTTTACCAACAGATACTGTACACCTAATCGACTGGTTGCATCCTGAAAGCAATGATTTCTATGTTGCTGAAGAAGTCACGGTATTTGGTAATAAAGAAAAGCGCCCAGATGTCGTTTTATACGTTAATGGTATTGCTCTAGCAGTACTTGAACTTAAGAATAGTAGGATCTCCATTGGTGATGGTATTCGTCAATCTTTGGTGAATCAAAAACCTGAATTTATTGGCTCTTTTTTCTCAACAGTCCAATTTATCTTTGCTGGCAACGATTCAGAAGGTTTGAAATATGGAGCCATTGGTACTAGAGACAAGTATTTTCTTGAATGGAAGGAAGATAAAGCCGACAACAAAGGTTATAAGTTAGACAAATATTTAAGCAAAATTTGTAATAAACAGCGTTTCATTGAAATTATTTATGATTTTGTACTGTTTGATGGCGGAGTAAAAAAACTACCTAGAGTGCATCAATATTTTGGAATAAAAACCGCTCAAGAGCATATTCGCCGAAAAGAAGGTGGAATTATATGGCATACACAAGGTAGTGGTAAAAGTATTGTTATGGTGCTTTTGGCTAAATGGATATTAGAAAATAATCCCCATGCTCGGGTTGCCATCATCACTGATCGTGATGAATTAGATAAACAAATTGAAGCTGTTTTTACCGACGCTAATGAAAAAATCTATCGCACCAGCAGTGGTCGAGATTTGATGGAGCATTTGGGACAAGCAACCCCTCGTTTGTTATGTTCATTAATTCATAAGTTTGGTAAGCGTGATGTTGATAATTTTGAAAAGTTTATTAAAGAATTAGAGACTCAACCTAGCCATGCTGTTGGTGAGTTATTTGTTTTTGTGGATGAATGTCATCGAACACAAAGCGGTAAACTACATCGCGTCATGAAAGCAATGATGCCTGATGCTGTATTTATCGGTTTTACCGGAACACCCTTATTGAAAAAAGATAAAGCCACTTCACTAGAGGTATTTGGAAAATATATTCATACTTATAAGTTTAATGAAGCAGTTGAAGATGGTGTTGTTCTAGATCTCATCTATGAAGCGCGAGATATCGATCAACGTTTGAGTTCTCAACAACGGGTTGATGATTGGTTTAGAGTCAAAACAAAAGGATTAAATGAGTTTCAACAGGCCGCCCTTAAAAAGAAATGGAGCACGATGCAAAATGTATTAAGTAGTCGTCCTCGTATGGAAAAGGTTGTTGCTGATATCGTCTTTGATTTTAGTGTAAAGCGTCGTTTGAATTCTGAGCGAGGCAATGCCATTTTAGTTGCATCCAGTATCTATGAAGCCTGTCGATATTATGAAATGTTTCAAAACCCTAATACTGGTTTGAGAGGAAAATGTGCTGTTGTTACCTCCTATAATCCCCAAAGCAAAGACATTACCACTGAAGAAACTGGTGCAAATACAGAAAGTGATAAGCAGTACATTTTCAATACTTATGAAAAGTTGCTTGAAAGCGTTAAGCCAAGAGCAGGTAAAAGTAAAACTGAAACTTATGAAGATGCTGTAAAGAAGTTATTTAAAGATGAACCTGCCAATATGAAATTATTGATTGTTGTCGATAAACTTTTGACAGGCTTTGATGCCCCAAGTTGCACTTATCTTTATATTGACAAATCGATGCAAGACCATGGTTTATTTCAAGCTATATGCCGAGTCAATCGATTAGATGGTAGTGATAAGGATTATGGTTACATTGTTGATTACAAAGATTTATTTCCAAAAGTGGAAAATGCAATCTCAGTATATACTTCTGAACTGGAATATGATGGGTTTGAGTCAGAAGACTGTGATATTTTATTAAAAGAGCGATTAAAAGTTGGTAGAGAGAAACTTGATACCTCTTTAGAAACTTTAGAAATGCTTTGTGAAGATGTTAAACCTCCCAAAAGTGATCTGGAATATATCCATTATTTTTGTGGAAATACTGAAATTCCTGAAGATTTAAAATCTCGAGAACCGCTCCGATCCGCTTTATATAAGGCAACAGTCTCATTTATTAGAGCTTATGCCAATATTGCTGATCAGTTAGAAGAAGCCGGTTATAGTGGAAGTGAAATCCAGCATATAAAACAACGTATAGATTTTTATGTAAAACTACGTGAGGTGATTCGTAGAGCAAGTAATGAAACACTGGATTTAAAATCTTATGAAGCTGATATGCGCCATCTTTTGGATTGTTATATACAAGCAGAGGATTCAGTTGTGATTTCCCCATTTGGCGATACACCTTTAATTGATATTATTGTTAAAGCAGGTATTGATGAAGCAGTTGATTCTATTCCTGAAGGACTTAAGGGAAATAAAGAGGCTGTTGCAGAAGTCATAGAGAATAACGTACGTAGTATAATTACAAGGGAACATCTGCTCGATCCTGCCTATTTTGAACGGATGTCAAAACTACTTGATGAGTTAATAAAGCTAAGACGTGAAAAGGCCATTGCTTATAAAAAATATTTAGAAGAAATCGCAGAACTTGCAAGAAAAGTAGCAACGGGTCAGGCAGATAATACTCCTTCAAGCATGGATACCCCTGCTAAAAGAGCCTTATACAACAACCTTGATAACGATGAATCACTTGCTCTGCAAATTGATGCTGCTGTCAGAGTTAGTAAAAGTGATGGCTGGCGTGACAATATAGCTAAAGAAAATGAAATTAAAAAGCTGTTTGGAAAATAGTACAAGATGAGGATGAAGTTGAAAGGATATTCAAAATAATCTTTGAACAGGAAGAATATTAAATGACGGATTTGATAATAAACGATATGGATGTTGAAGTGGTTCAGAAGAATATTAAAAATGTTCATTTAAGTGTAAATCCCCCCATTGGCCATGTTCGGGTCTCTGCTCCAGAGCAGATGCCCCTTGATGCAATTAAAGCTTATGTACTTTCTAAACTAAATTGGATTAGAAAGCAGCAAAATAAATATCAATCACAAAAACGTGAGACTCGGAGAGAATATATTGAAAAGGAAACCCACTACTATAATGGCAAGAGTTACTTACTAAAAGTTACCGAGTTGGATTCTTCTCCGAAAGTAAAGTTGCACCATTCTCAGATTGAGTTAGAAGTTCGCCCCGGCTCAAGCAGAGAAATGAAACAAGAGACTTTAGAGAGGTGGTACAGGCATCAATTAAAATTAAAACTTGCCGAGCTCATACCTTTGTGGGAAAAAAAACTCAATGTTTCAGTTTCATCATTCATTGTTCGTAAGATGAAGACAAAATGGGGAAGTTGCTCACCTCAAAAAGGTACTATTAGAATTAATCTCGAGCTAGCAAAAAAGCCAGTTGAATTCCTCGAATATATTGTTGTTCATGAGATGGTTCATCTAATAGAGCCATCTCATAACAACCATTTTATAAATTTGATGGACAACTATTTACCCAAATGGCGGTTTTACCGGGATGAGCTTAATCAACTTCCCACTTGTTATGCAGACTGGAAAAGTTAATCAAAAATCGTATACGTTTTTTATTATCCATTCACTCACACGCAACCTTAGTTTGATACATTCTTAAATACTAATGCAGAGGTTGCGGCATTCCTTTTTAAAAACATACAGATTATGGCTGCGAA from Legionella sainthelensi carries:
- a CDS encoding carbon storage regulator, yielding MLILIRRMGEEIYIDKGRIKVLLISENEGLIKLGIDAPKHVDVERKEVFIQKAMEQHALAQKLRDRSTEPGDSHA
- a CDS encoding helix-turn-helix domain-containing protein → MNMKKIIGSRITHARKANGLTIKVLAERTGLGAARIGNWEQGTRSPGPEEAKILSRELKVAGAWLLCLTDDPRGENVQSGIHFDKLD
- a CDS encoding type I restriction-modification system subunit M gives rise to the protein MAIKKSELYSSLWASCDELRGGMDASQYKDYVLVLLFIKYISDKYAGKPYAPIIIPEGASFQDMVELKGKPTIGDDINKKIIAPLENANKLTGMPNFNDPEKLGSGKEMVEKLTNLIAIFEKPELNFSKNRADGDDILGDAYEYLMRHFATESGKSKGQFYTPSEVSRVMAKIIGIDKDQTSAATTVYDPTCGSGSLLLKVADHAPTKVSLYGQEKDATTAGLARMNMILHDNPTAEIKRENTLANPLFKDGDGLKTFDYVVANPPFSDKRWNSGVDTENDPYKRFDDGVPPAKNGDYAYLLHIIRSLKSRGKGACILPHGVLFRGNAEADIREALVRKSLIKGIVGLPTNLFYGTGIPACIIIIDKEGAADRKDIFMIDAGKGFIKDGNKNRLREMDIHKIVDAFTKQLEIDGYSRLVSIEEIEKNNFNLNIPRYIDSSEPEDLQDIEAHLLGDIPKADIDALENYWQIFPNLKNTLFKQATRSDKYYTINVDKAEIKDTIYHHNEFTQYMDEMANVFDGWKKTTSEILNALEKDFHPKELIYQISESLLITYVGKPLINQYNVYQHLMNYWHEVMQDDSYLIAADGWKASTYRIIEKNNKGKKVDKGWTCDLVPKSLVIERYFQKQQRVINELNTTLETVQSQKTEMEEEHNVDDGVFFDLDKINKNTVTAKIKELKSEADTQEEQNILSQYLELLTQESSLKKSIKEADAELDTFILDFYPKLSEEQIKELVIEDKWLSTLEKDIHSEMDRISQLLTHRIRELAERYELTLPTLNTQVNELEQAVNQHLEKMGFVWN
- a CDS encoding restriction endonuclease subunit S yields the protein MELMGNFKQTELGLIPENWELKTFKDICFVNQGLQIPIEKRKKHPSLFSKVYITIEYLNKAKEVEYIEEFSPSVCCSENDILMTRTGNTGIVITDVTGVFHNNFFKINYDKKIIIKEFLVYYLKQDKIKRIILNKAGTSTIPDLNHKDFYSLPISLPPTKAEQSAIAKVLSDADAWIQSLTQLIAKKRQIKQGAMQALLTGKIRIPGFKNFKNHKKTAFGTIPDDWEIHTIGDFIEFQGGSQPNKNVFSLNKKEGYIRLIQIRDYKTDKYKTYIPYSLARRFCDESDIMIGRYGPPVFQILKGIKGAYNVALIKAIPSGRVDKNYAYYYLKQEKLFSFIEKLSQRSSGQTGVDLKELKNYPLIIPPTINEQKSIASLLVSMDKEITELEIKLNKAKQIKQGMMQNLLTGRIRLI
- a CDS encoding type I restriction endonuclease subunit R — its product is MIQTVNKPERITQQRVVNLLKDELGYTYLGNLIDKADNSNIEVPLLSRYLTQKGYSTDHISKALDKLQSTANSHAHNLYNNNKNVYELLRYGVPVKIEVGLPTDTVHLIDWLHPESNDFYVAEEVTVFGNKEKRPDVVLYVNGIALAVLELKNSRISIGDGIRQSLVNQKPEFIGSFFSTVQFIFAGNDSEGLKYGAIGTRDKYFLEWKEDKADNKGYKLDKYLSKICNKQRFIEIIYDFVLFDGGVKKLPRVHQYFGIKTAQEHIRRKEGGIIWHTQGSGKSIVMVLLAKWILENNPHARVAIITDRDELDKQIEAVFTDANEKIYRTSSGRDLMEHLGQATPRLLCSLIHKFGKRDVDNFEKFIKELETQPSHAVGELFVFVDECHRTQSGKLHRVMKAMMPDAVFIGFTGTPLLKKDKATSLEVFGKYIHTYKFNEAVEDGVVLDLIYEARDIDQRLSSQQRVDDWFRVKTKGLNEFQQAALKKKWSTMQNVLSSRPRMEKVVADIVFDFSVKRRLNSERGNAILVASSIYEACRYYEMFQNPNTGLRGKCAVVTSYNPQSKDITTEETGANTESDKQYIFNTYEKLLESVKPRAGKSKTETYEDAVKKLFKDEPANMKLLIVVDKLLTGFDAPSCTYLYIDKSMQDHGLFQAICRVNRLDGSDKDYGYIVDYKDLFPKVENAISVYTSELEYDGFESEDCDILLKERLKVGREKLDTSLETLEMLCEDVKPPKSDLEYIHYFCGNTEIPEDLKSREPLRSALYKATVSFIRAYANIADQLEEAGYSGSEIQHIKQRIDFYVKLREVIRRASNETLDLKSYEADMRHLLDCYIQAEDSVVISPFGDTPLIDIIVKAGIDEAVDSIPEGLKGNKEAVAEVIENNVRSIITREHLLDPAYFERMSKLLDELIKLRREKAIAYKKYLEEIAELARKVATGQADNTPSSMDTPAKRALYNNLDNDESLALQIDAAVRVSKSDGWRDNIAKENEIKKLFGK
- a CDS encoding M48 family metallopeptidase; its protein translation is MTDLIINDMDVEVVQKNIKNVHLSVNPPIGHVRVSAPEQMPLDAIKAYVLSKLNWIRKQQNKYQSQKRETRREYIEKETHYYNGKSYLLKVTELDSSPKVKLHHSQIELEVRPGSSREMKQETLERWYRHQLKLKLAELIPLWEKKLNVSVSSFIVRKMKTKWGSCSPQKGTIRINLELAKKPVEFLEYIVVHEMVHLIEPSHNNHFINLMDNYLPKWRFYRDELNQLPTCYADWKS